The following coding sequences are from one Ruminococcus flavefaciens AE3010 window:
- a CDS encoding FtsX-like permease family protein: MPTSNGDAMGSAVRKNTLREIRGTFGRFFAIMAIIALGVGFFTGVRIVTPAMVKTVDKFLDDNQLYDYRLLSSIGWEEDDVDDFRSRPEVRYAEGSYTLDILTAGSSEYVLRAHSLTDNINGIRLTAGRMPQNENECIIEDGKFTIGGTIALAEDNSDTVKNALKSHTFTIVGSADSSMYINFERGTTSVGNGEVSAFVYLPKEAFDLEVYTEVYVRFDQDYEIYSDEYDTFMDGRDKQWEGFARERTDIRFDRLYSEAEDKLSDGREELEKNRADGQEKLDKAKTDLDSGKAQLDEQLAQLEQIRDVAPQQYSAGMEQYNAAYADYEKGLADYESSKADFDKQISDAEAELKKGENDLAALKKPDIYVLDRNANIGYACFESDSDIVAQVARVFPIFFILVAALVCMTIMSRMVEEQRTQIGVLKALGYSEGTVMGKFIFYSGLAAMIGCVLGYSLGTYIFPKIIWKTYTLMYLELPIDYMFDSRLALIALAVSLICSVGVTWFSCRVELSETAASLMRPKAPKAGKRVLLEYVTPVWKRLKFLHKVSIRNIFRYKKRLFMMILGIGGCTALLVTGFGIKDSIAGFADMQYDEIQVADASANLRNIGTEFPEGLADVLSENTQNYTLLYTGAWDLLYGKKVKSVTVNAADSFDGMEKYFDLHSVKGEKLAPPAEGEAIVSHSIAERYGIKKGSMMKLRDENMRELNVKVTGVFENHVYNVVFLSKSTMEQQLGEPVSVNYAFLNFKEGADNYKTTAALSKNGNITAVMIFDDLKERLGKMMSSLDYIVLIVIICAAGLAFIVLYSLTNINITERVREIATIKVLGFFRHETSAYVLRENLALTAFGTVVGLGAGVLLHAFVMAQIRVDLVDFSVRILPKSFLWSALLTFLFNFIVDLFMVFKLERINMAESLKSIE, translated from the coding sequence TTGCCGACATCGAATGGTGACGCCATGGGTTCTGCTGTAAGAAAGAACACACTCCGTGAGATACGGGGCACGTTCGGAAGATTTTTTGCAATAATGGCTATCATAGCTCTGGGAGTGGGCTTCTTTACGGGGGTAAGGATAGTTACTCCCGCTATGGTGAAAACGGTGGACAAGTTCCTTGACGACAATCAGCTTTACGACTACAGGCTGCTCTCGTCCATAGGCTGGGAAGAGGACGACGTTGACGACTTCAGGAGCCGTCCCGAGGTACGCTATGCAGAGGGCTCATATACCCTTGATATACTGACGGCAGGCTCCAGCGAATATGTTCTGAGAGCTCATTCCCTTACCGACAATATAAACGGTATACGCCTGACCGCAGGAAGAATGCCGCAGAATGAGAACGAGTGCATAATCGAGGACGGAAAATTCACTATCGGCGGCACTATCGCTCTTGCCGAGGATAATTCCGACACCGTGAAAAACGCACTGAAAAGCCATACATTTACCATAGTTGGTTCTGCGGATTCGTCTATGTATATCAATTTCGAGCGCGGAACTACCTCCGTGGGAAACGGCGAGGTATCCGCATTTGTCTATCTTCCCAAGGAGGCTTTCGACCTTGAGGTCTATACCGAGGTCTATGTGCGCTTCGATCAGGACTATGAGATATACTCCGACGAGTACGACACATTTATGGACGGCAGGGACAAGCAGTGGGAGGGCTTTGCCCGTGAACGTACTGATATCCGCTTTGACAGGCTTTACAGTGAAGCTGAGGACAAGCTCAGCGACGGCAGGGAAGAGCTTGAAAAGAACCGCGCCGACGGTCAGGAGAAGCTTGATAAGGCTAAGACCGACCTTGACAGCGGCAAGGCTCAGCTTGACGAGCAGCTTGCACAGCTTGAACAGATACGGGACGTAGCTCCTCAGCAGTATTCCGCAGGTATGGAGCAGTACAACGCTGCTTATGCGGATTACGAAAAGGGTCTGGCGGACTATGAGAGCTCCAAGGCTGACTTCGACAAGCAGATATCCGACGCTGAGGCGGAGCTCAAAAAGGGCGAGAACGACCTTGCAGCGCTGAAAAAGCCCGATATTTACGTCCTTGACCGCAATGCCAATATCGGCTACGCCTGCTTTGAGAGCGATTCTGATATAGTCGCGCAGGTCGCTCGTGTTTTCCCAATATTCTTTATCCTTGTGGCAGCTCTTGTGTGTATGACTATCATGAGCCGAATGGTCGAGGAGCAGCGTACACAGATCGGCGTTTTAAAGGCGCTGGGCTACTCCGAGGGCACTGTTATGGGCAAGTTCATATTTTATTCGGGACTGGCAGCTATGATAGGCTGCGTGCTGGGCTACAGTCTTGGCACATATATCTTCCCCAAGATTATCTGGAAGACCTATACCCTCATGTATCTTGAACTGCCTATAGACTATATGTTTGACAGCAGGCTTGCCCTCATTGCACTGGCGGTATCGCTGATATGCTCTGTTGGAGTTACATGGTTCAGCTGCCGCGTGGAGCTCTCCGAAACAGCAGCAAGCCTTATGAGACCAAAAGCTCCCAAGGCAGGCAAGCGCGTTCTTCTTGAATACGTTACTCCGGTGTGGAAAAGGCTGAAATTCCTGCACAAGGTATCCATACGCAACATATTCCGCTACAAAAAGCGCCTTTTTATGATGATACTTGGTATCGGCGGCTGTACAGCCCTGCTCGTTACGGGCTTCGGCATAAAGGATTCTATTGCAGGCTTTGCGGATATGCAGTACGACGAGATACAGGTGGCTGACGCCTCGGCTAACCTGAGAAATATCGGGACAGAGTTCCCCGAGGGGCTTGCAGACGTTCTCAGCGAGAATACTCAGAACTACACTCTGCTTTACACGGGAGCGTGGGACCTGCTCTACGGGAAAAAGGTCAAAAGCGTTACCGTGAATGCTGCGGATTCCTTTGACGGCATGGAAAAGTATTTCGACCTGCACAGCGTAAAGGGCGAAAAATTAGCTCCTCCTGCTGAGGGAGAAGCCATAGTCAGCCACAGCATTGCCGAGCGCTACGGTATAAAAAAGGGCAGCATGATGAAGCTCCGCGACGAGAATATGCGTGAGCTTAACGTAAAGGTAACGGGTGTTTTCGAGAACCACGTTTATAATGTGGTATTTCTGAGCAAAAGCACCATGGAGCAGCAGCTTGGAGAGCCCGTGTCCGTGAACTACGCTTTTCTCAACTTCAAGGAGGGAGCGGACAACTACAAGACTACTGCTGCACTGTCCAAAAACGGCAATATCACCGCAGTAATGATATTTGACGACTTAAAGGAAAGACTGGGCAAGATGATGAGCAGCCTTGACTATATCGTGCTCATTGTTATCATATGCGCCGCAGGACTTGCCTTTATCGTACTTTACAGCCTTACAAACATAAACATAACCGAGCGTGTCCGCGAGATAGCCACTATCAAGGTTCTGGGCTTTTTCAGGCATGAGACCTCGGCTTATGTGCTCCGCGAGAATCTCGCTCTTACAGCCTTTGGCACTGTAGTCGGACTTGGTGCGGGAGTACTGCTCCATGCCTTTGTTATGGCTCAGATACGGGTGGACCTTGTGGACTTCAGCGTCCGTATATTGCCGAAAAGCTTTCTTTGGAGCGCACTGCTCACATTCCTGTTCAATTTCATCGTTGACCTGTTCATGGTGTTCAAACTGGAGCGCATAAATATGGCTGAATCACTTAAATCAATCGAGTAA
- a CDS encoding VOC family protein: MKIEHIAMYVRDLEAARAFFLKYLGASSNSGYHNKTTDFRSYFLSFDGGARLEIMTRPQLADSDNAIARMGFVHIAFSLGSREKVDELTARLKADGYEVLSGPRTTGDGYYESCIVGIEGNQIELTV, from the coding sequence ATGAAGATAGAACATATTGCAATGTACGTCCGCGACCTTGAAGCCGCAAGAGCCTTCTTTTTGAAGTATCTGGGAGCTTCTTCTAACAGCGGCTACCATAACAAGACTACCGATTTCCGCTCATATTTCCTCAGCTTTGACGGCGGTGCAAGACTGGAGATAATGACACGTCCTCAGCTTGCGGACTCCGACAATGCTATTGCTCGAATGGGCTTTGTCCACATTGCGTTCAGTCTCGGCAGCAGGGAAAAAGTAGATGAGCTGACCGCGCGTCTGAAAGCTGACGGATACGAGGTGCTCAGCGGTCCGAGAACTACGGGTGACGGCTATTATGAGAGCTGTATCGTGGGTATAGAGGGCAATCAGATAGAGCTTACAGTATAA
- a CDS encoding GNAT family N-acetyltransferase has protein sequence MIEQIFDKDAKRTIARKVLEALREWFEVDESREQYIRESADQIFIAAKENDEYVGFLCLKETGNATVELAVMGVLKDYHRSGIGRQLFENAKAIAVEKGYSFMQVKTVQMGKYEDYDKTNMFYISCGFKEFEVFPTLWDEDNPCQIYVMALK, from the coding sequence ATGATAGAGCAGATTTTTGATAAAGACGCAAAAAGGACAATAGCACGAAAAGTCCTTGAAGCACTCAGGGAATGGTTCGAGGTTGACGAGAGCCGCGAACAGTATATCCGCGAAAGTGCTGACCAGATATTTATCGCAGCTAAAGAGAATGACGAATACGTGGGCTTCCTGTGTCTGAAAGAAACAGGAAATGCTACCGTTGAACTGGCTGTAATGGGTGTGCTGAAGGACTATCACCGCAGCGGAATCGGTCGGCAGCTCTTTGAGAATGCTAAGGCTATCGCTGTTGAAAAAGGCTATTCCTTCATGCAGGTTAAAACAGTTCAGATGGGCAAATACGAGGACTACGACAAGACCAATATGTTCTATATAAGCTGCGGCTTCAAGGAATTCGAGGTATTCCCCACACTCTGGGACGAGGATAACCCCTGCCAGATATATGTTATGGCATTAAAATAA
- a CDS encoding glutamine synthetase family protein has product MSFSPKEILKFVEENDVKFIRLTFCDMFGNLKNVAIMPNELPRAFEYGIPFDASCIAEGCSDLLLVPDISTLSVLPWRPKSGRVVRFFCSLKNTDGSDYVGDMRTELTSYINQLRLDGYSCEMGTKCEFYLFELDERGEPTKIPHDKGGYLDVAPLDKCENARREICLSLEEMGMSPKSSCHKHGPAQNEIEFRESEPITAADNMVHYKTVVKSIAAQNGLFASFMPKPLPDEHGSALSISISVKKGGENIIGNDTENMPFEGKCFISGILGRMREITAFLNSTTNSYKRFGIGFAPKYINWSSENCAQLIRVPKPVGITPRIELRSADACCNPYITFKLILAAGIEGIRAGDSSLFESAMHSGENCDLFQKLPSTLEEAAAIAKESDFVKRTLSPEIRSSIFAQLDRQLRDYELAADKDKFEEESYFKFV; this is encoded by the coding sequence ATGAGCTTTTCTCCTAAAGAGATACTGAAATTCGTTGAAGAGAACGACGTAAAATTTATAAGACTTACTTTCTGTGATATGTTCGGCAATCTCAAAAACGTGGCTATCATGCCAAACGAGCTGCCGAGAGCATTTGAGTACGGCATACCTTTCGATGCTTCATGCATCGCCGAGGGCTGCTCCGATCTGCTCCTTGTGCCCGATATATCAACGCTTTCCGTTCTCCCGTGGAGACCTAAGTCGGGACGCGTTGTCCGCTTCTTCTGCTCGCTGAAAAACACCGACGGAAGCGACTACGTGGGCGATATGCGTACCGAGCTCACCAGCTACATCAATCAGCTACGACTGGACGGATATTCCTGCGAAATGGGCACAAAGTGCGAGTTTTACCTCTTTGAGCTTGACGAGCGGGGCGAGCCTACAAAGATACCCCACGACAAGGGCGGCTATCTTGACGTTGCTCCCCTTGACAAGTGCGAGAACGCAAGACGTGAGATATGTCTCTCCCTGGAGGAAATGGGCATGAGCCCGAAGAGCTCCTGCCACAAGCACGGTCCCGCACAGAACGAGATAGAGTTCCGCGAGAGCGAGCCAATAACCGCTGCCGACAATATGGTACATTACAAGACCGTAGTTAAGTCCATTGCCGCACAGAACGGTCTTTTCGCATCGTTCATGCCGAAGCCGCTCCCCGACGAGCACGGAAGCGCTCTCAGCATATCCATAAGCGTGAAAAAGGGCGGCGAGAACATCATCGGCAATGATACCGAGAATATGCCCTTTGAGGGCAAGTGCTTCATATCGGGTATTCTTGGCAGAATGAGGGAGATAACCGCTTTTCTCAACAGCACCACAAACTCCTACAAGCGCTTCGGCATAGGCTTTGCGCCTAAATACATCAACTGGTCGTCGGAAAACTGCGCTCAGCTTATCCGCGTACCAAAACCCGTGGGAATAACTCCCCGTATCGAGCTGCGTTCCGCAGACGCCTGCTGTAACCCTTATATCACCTTCAAGCTCATTCTTGCCGCAGGTATAGAGGGTATCCGCGCAGGCGACTCCTCACTTTTCGAGAGTGCAATGCACAGCGGCGAAAACTGCGACCTGTTCCAGAAGCTCCCCTCAACTCTTGAGGAGGCTGCCGCTATCGCAAAGGAAAGCGACTTCGTAAAGCGTACTCTTTCTCCCGAGATAAGGAGCAGCATTTTCGCTCAGCTGGACAGACAGCTCCGCGACTATGAGCTTGCAGCAGACAAGGATAAATTTGAGGAAGAGTCCTATTTCAAATTCGTGTGA
- the ychF gene encoding redox-regulated ATPase YchF translates to MKLGMVGLPNVGKSTLFNALTNAGAESANYPFCTIEKNVGIVSVPDERLDKLAEMYEPDKFTPATLEFVDIAGLVKGASKGEGLGNKFLADIREVDAIVHVVRCFEDPNIIHVDGSINPLRDIETINLELIFSDIEMVERRIDRAKKAAKGDKKYLAEAEFLERLKAHLENGKSARGFDFTDEERELIKSTPLLSAKPVIYAANLSEDDFTNNIDTNENYKAVCALAAEEHSAVLPICAQIEAEISDMGDEDKAMFLSELGLEVSGLNRIIKEGYALLGLISYLTAGKQEVRAWTITKGTKAPQAAGKIHTDFEKGFIRAEVISYDDLMACGSMAAAKEKGLVRLEGKEYVMQDGDIVLFRFNV, encoded by the coding sequence ATGAAACTTGGTATGGTCGGTCTGCCCAACGTGGGCAAAAGCACACTTTTCAACGCACTCACAAACGCAGGTGCAGAATCTGCAAACTACCCGTTCTGTACTATCGAAAAGAACGTAGGTATAGTATCAGTTCCCGATGAGAGACTGGACAAGCTGGCAGAAATGTACGAGCCTGATAAGTTCACTCCCGCAACTCTGGAATTCGTTGATATCGCAGGTCTGGTAAAGGGAGCTTCAAAGGGCGAGGGTCTCGGAAACAAGTTCCTTGCGGATATTCGTGAGGTGGACGCTATCGTTCACGTTGTACGCTGCTTTGAGGACCCCAACATCATTCACGTTGACGGAAGCATAAATCCTCTCCGCGACATCGAAACTATCAATCTGGAGCTCATATTCTCCGATATCGAAATGGTTGAAAGACGTATCGACCGCGCTAAAAAGGCTGCAAAGGGCGATAAAAAGTACCTTGCGGAGGCTGAGTTCCTTGAAAGATTAAAGGCTCACCTTGAAAACGGCAAGTCCGCAAGAGGCTTTGACTTCACAGACGAGGAGCGCGAGCTCATTAAGTCAACTCCCCTGCTGTCCGCAAAGCCCGTTATCTATGCGGCTAACCTCAGCGAGGACGACTTCACAAACAATATAGACACAAATGAGAATTACAAGGCTGTATGCGCTCTTGCAGCTGAGGAGCACTCCGCTGTGCTTCCTATCTGCGCACAGATAGAGGCTGAGATATCGGATATGGGCGACGAGGACAAGGCAATGTTCCTCAGTGAGCTTGGTCTGGAAGTATCAGGTCTCAATCGTATCATCAAGGAGGGCTATGCGCTTCTGGGACTTATCTCCTACCTCACAGCAGGCAAGCAGGAGGTCCGCGCATGGACTATCACCAAGGGCACTAAGGCTCCCCAGGCAGCAGGTAAGATACATACCGACTTTGAAAAGGGCTTTATCCGTGCCGAGGTCATCTCCTACGACGACCTTATGGCTTGCGGAAGCATGGCTGCCGCAAAGGAAAAGGGACTTGTCCGCCTTGAGGGCAAGGAGTACGTTATGCAGGACGGAGATATAGTTCTGTTCAGATTCAATGTCTGA
- a CDS encoding SMI1/KNR4 family protein: MKERIERIKAIQDNWMKSEFASPASDSQIETFEKAANVVIPESYKDFLRLSNGAVLFGGDCELFSVDLND; encoded by the coding sequence ATGAAAGAACGTATCGAACGCATAAAAGCGATACAAGACAACTGGATGAAGTCTGAATTTGCTTCTCCTGCATCTGATTCCCAGATAGAGACTTTTGAAAAGGCTGCCAATGTCGTTATTCCCGAGTCTTACAAGGACTTTCTGAGGCTGTCAAACGGCGCTGTGTTATTCGGCGGTGACTGTGAATTATTCAGCGTCGATCTGAATGATTAA
- a CDS encoding ANTAR domain-containing response regulator, with protein MDRALIVSARAEISELAEQLLRIEGCGRTAVAVSGSEARRLVKNESEPELVIINTPLPDEFGQELAEMIAETTSAGIILICGGDVADEVADRVSDSGINVISRPYTREILQRTIRLVLSARARMAGVKKESADILSRIEEMRTINRAKTTLMKYLKFTEPQAHKYIEKQAMNNRQTRLEVAQRILAQYE; from the coding sequence ATGGACAGAGCGCTCATTGTATCAGCAAGAGCTGAGATATCGGAGCTTGCCGAGCAGCTCCTGCGCATAGAGGGCTGCGGCAGGACAGCAGTAGCCGTAAGCGGAAGCGAAGCCCGCAGACTTGTCAAAAACGAAAGCGAGCCCGAGCTGGTCATAATAAACACTCCCCTGCCCGACGAATTCGGACAGGAGCTTGCGGAAATGATAGCCGAGACTACCTCGGCAGGCATAATACTCATATGCGGCGGCGACGTTGCCGACGAAGTGGCAGACCGTGTTTCAGACAGCGGTATAAACGTCATTTCCAGACCGTATACCCGTGAGATATTACAGCGTACTATCAGGCTCGTCCTCTCGGCTCGTGCCCGTATGGCAGGCGTAAAAAAGGAAAGCGCGGATATACTCAGCCGTATCGAGGAGATGCGCACTATCAACCGCGCCAAGACCACTCTTATGAAGTATCTGAAGTTCACAGAGCCACAGGCTCATAAATACATCGAAAAACAGGCAATGAACAACCGCCAGACCCGTCTTGAGGTGGCGCAGCGTATCCTTGCCCAGTATGAATGA
- a CDS encoding leucine-rich repeat domain-containing protein: MNYKIRRGVLKKYKDEKGVTEIFIPDNVGIIDEGAFSGCTNLVRILVPETVQVISDTAFSGCENLRSINLPESTIRLGWYAFRGCHRLADLTIPSTLQEIGQHAFAGCSDLSTVKVIHDDRVYEFVISGEFDNKEWQKIRHSLNHVSKSIAV, encoded by the coding sequence ATGAATTACAAGATCAGAAGAGGTGTACTTAAAAAGTACAAAGACGAAAAAGGCGTTACCGAGATCTTCATTCCCGATAATGTCGGAATTATCGATGAGGGCGCTTTCAGTGGCTGTACGAATCTTGTGAGGATACTGGTACCCGAGACAGTGCAGGTCATTTCGGATACAGCGTTCAGCGGCTGCGAGAACCTCAGATCTATCAATCTTCCTGAAAGCACTATCAGGCTTGGTTGGTATGCATTCCGTGGATGCCATCGCCTTGCTGATCTCACCATTCCCTCTACTTTACAGGAGATCGGTCAGCATGCCTTTGCAGGCTGCAGCGACCTTTCCACAGTAAAGGTCATTCACGATGACAGGGTCTATGAATTTGTGATAAGCGGTGAGTTCGACAATAAGGAATGGCAGAAGATAAGACATTCGCTCAACCACGTGAGCAAATCTATAGCTGTATAA
- a CDS encoding ABC transporter ATP-binding protein, with the protein MSAYVEFKNVKKTYKTGEIEVHALNDVNFEINKGEFCVIVGASGAGKTTILNILGGMDTLTEGSVFLDGMEISALSKKKLTAYRRYDVGFVFQFYNLVQNLTALENVELASQICREPLDAAKILEQVGLAERTKNFPAQLSGGEQQRVAIARALAKNPKLLLCDEPTGALDYATGKQVLQLLQDTCRKNGMTVVVITHNQALTPMADRIITVSSGTISSVRMNDNIVDIADIEW; encoded by the coding sequence ATGAGCGCTTACGTTGAGTTTAAAAATGTGAAAAAGACCTATAAGACGGGCGAGATAGAGGTACACGCCCTTAACGACGTAAACTTTGAGATAAATAAAGGGGAGTTCTGCGTTATTGTTGGAGCTTCGGGTGCGGGAAAGACCACAATCCTCAATATACTTGGAGGTATGGACACTCTCACCGAGGGCAGCGTTTTTCTTGACGGTATGGAGATATCCGCCCTCAGCAAGAAGAAGCTGACCGCCTACAGGCGCTATGATGTGGGCTTTGTGTTCCAGTTCTACAATCTTGTGCAGAACCTGACCGCCCTTGAAAACGTGGAGCTTGCTTCACAGATATGCCGCGAGCCACTTGACGCAGCTAAGATACTCGAACAGGTGGGACTTGCCGAGCGTACAAAGAATTTCCCTGCGCAGCTGTCGGGCGGCGAACAGCAGCGAGTTGCTATCGCCAGAGCCCTTGCCAAAAATCCAAAGCTTCTCCTGTGCGATGAGCCTACGGGTGCTCTGGATTATGCCACAGGAAAGCAGGTTTTGCAGCTCCTGCAGGATACCTGCCGAAAGAACGGCATGACGGTAGTGGTCATCACCCACAATCAGGCTCTCACGCCTATGGCTGACCGTATCATAACCGTCAGCAGCGGTACCATTTCAAGCGTGCGAATGAACGACAATATCGTGGATATTGCCGACATCGAATGGTGA